In a genomic window of Muntiacus reevesi chromosome 1, mMunRee1.1, whole genome shotgun sequence:
- the MAU2 gene encoding MAU2 chromatid cohesion factor homolog isoform X1 codes for MAAQAAAAAQAAAAQAAQAEAAESWYLALLGFAEHFRTSSPPKIRLCVHCLQAVFPFKPPQRIEARTHLQLGSVLYHHTKNSEQARSHLEKAWLISQQIPQFEDVKFEAASLLSELYCQENSVDAAKPLLRKAIQISQQTPYWHCRLLFQLAQLHTLEKDLVSACDLLGVGAEYARVVGSEYTRALFLLSKGMLLLMERKLQEVHPLLTLCGQIVENWQGNPIQKESLRVFFLVLQVTHYLDAGQVKSVKPCLKQLQQCIQTISTLHDDEILPSNPADLFHWLPKEHMCVLVYLVTVMHSMQAGYLEKAQKYTDKALMQLEKLKMLDCSPILSSFQVILLEHIIMCRLVTGHKATALQEISQVCQLCQQSPRLFSNHAAQLHTLLGLYCVSVNCMDNAEAQFTTALRLTNHQELWAFIVTNLASVYIREGNRHQEVLYSLLERINPDHSFPVSSHCLRAAAFYVRGLFSFFQGRYNEAKRFLRETLKMSNAEDLNRLTACSLVLLGHIFYVLGNHRESNNMVVPAMQLASKIPDMSVQLWSSALLRDLNKACGNAMDAHEAAQMHQNFSQQLLQDHIEACSLPEHNLITWTDGPPPVQFQAQNGPNTSLASLL; via the exons ATGGCGGCTCAGGCTGCGGCAGCCGCTCAGGCTGCGGCGGCCCAAGCCGCGCAGGCCGAGGCGGCTGAGTCGTGGTACCTGGCGCTCTTGGGTTTTGCCGAGCACTTCCGCACTTCCAGCCCGCCCAAGATCCGCCTGTGCGTGCACTGCTTGCAGGCCGTGTTCCCCTTCAAGCCGCCTCAGCGCATTGAGGCCCGAACACATCTGCAACTCGGCTCGGTGCTCTACCACCACACCAAGAACAGCGAGCAGGCGCGCAGCCACCTGGAGAAGGCG tggTTGATATCACAGCAA ATCCCACAGTTTGAAGATGTTAAGTTTGAAGCAGCGAGTCTTCTGTCCGAGTTATACTGTCAAGAG AATTCCGTGGACGCAGCAAAGCCGCTGCTGCGGAAAGCCATCCAGATCTCCCAGCAGACCCCGTACTGGCACTGCCGCCTGCTCTTCCAGCTCGCT caACTGCACACACTTGAGAAGGACCTGGTGTCGGCCTGCGACCTCCTGGGTGTGGGAGCCGAGTACGCCCGGGTGGTGGGATCTGAGTACACACG GGCACTGTTCCTGCTCAGCAAAGGGATG CTGCTGCTGATGGAGCGCAAGCTGCAGGAAGTCCACCCACTGCTGACCCTCTGTGGACAGATAGTTGAGAACTGGCAAGGGAACCCCATCCAGAAAGAGTCTCTGCGTGTCTTCTTCCTGGTGCTCCAGGTGACCCACTACCTGGATGCTGGGCAG GTAAAGAGCGTGAAGCCATGCCTGAAGCAGCTGCAGCAGTGTATTCAGACCATCTCCACACTGCACGATGACGAGATCCTACCCAGCAACCCCGCTGACCTCTTCCACTGGCTGCCCAAGGAGCACATGTGCGTGCTTGTCTACCTG GTGACGGTGATGCACTCCATGCAAGCAGGCTACCTAGAGAAGGCGCAGAAGTACACGGACAAGGCCCTCATGCAGCTGGAGAAGCTCAAGA TGCTCGACTGCAGCCCCATTCTGTCCTCCTTCCAAGTGATCCTGCTGGAGCACATCATCATGTGCCGGCTCGTCACAGGTCACAAGGCCACCGCGCTGCAGGAG ATCTCCCAGGTCTGTCAACTGTGCCAGCAGTCGCCCCGGCTCTTCTCCAACCACGCCGCACAGCTGCATACACTGCTG GGCCTGTACTGTGTCTCTGTCAACTGCATGGACAACGCCGAAGCCCAGTTCACCACAGCTTTGCGG CTCACCAATCACCAGGAGCTGTGGGCCTTCATCGTGACCAACCTGGCGAGTGTGTATATACGGGAAGGAAATAGACACCAAGAGGTA CTGTACAGTTTGCTGGAGAGGATCAATCCAGACCACAGCTTCCCTGTCAG CTCACACTGCCTCCGAGCAGCGGCTTTCTACGTGCGTGGGCTCTTCTCCTTCTTCCAGGGACGCTATAACGAGGCCAA GCGTTTTCTGCGGGAAACCCTGAAGAtgtccaatgcagaggacctgaATCGGCTCACAGCCTGCTCCCTCGTGCTCCTAGGTCACATCTTCTATGTGTTGGGAAACCATAGG GAGAGTAACAACATGGTGGTGCCCGCCATGCAGCTGGCCAGCAAGATCCCAGACATGTCAGTGCAGCTGTGGTCATCGGCCCTGCTGAGAG acctgaATAAAGCCTGTGGGAATGCCATGGATGCCCACGAAGCCGCCCAGATGCACCAGAACTTCTCGCAGCAGCTACTTCAAGACCACATCGAGGCCTGCAGCCTCCCTGAGCACAACCTCATCACG TGGACAGACGGCCCACCCCCTGTGCAGTTCCAAGCTCAGAATGGACCAAACACCAGCCTGGCCAGCCTCCTGTGA
- the MAU2 gene encoding MAU2 chromatid cohesion factor homolog isoform X2, producing the protein MAAQAAAAAQAAAAQAAQAEAAESWYLALLGFAEHFRTSSPPKIRLCVHCLQAVFPFKPPQRIEARTHLQLGSVLYHHTKNSEQARSHLEKAWLISQQIPQFEDVKFEAASLLSELYCQENSVDAAKPLLRKAIQISQQTPYWHCRLLFQLAQLHTLEKDLVSACDLLGVGAEYARVVGSEYTRALFLLSKGMLLLMERKLQEVHPLLTLCGQIVENWQGNPIQKESLRVFFLVLQVTHYLDAGQVKSVKPCLKQLQQCIQTISTLHDDEILPSNPADLFHWLPKEHMCVLVYLVTVMHSMQAGYLEKAQKYTDKALMQLEKLKMLDCSPILSSFQVILLEHIIMCRLVTGHKATALQEISQVCQLCQQSPRLFSNHAAQLHTLLGLYCVSVNCMDNAEAQFTTALRLTNHQELWAFIVTNLASVYIREGNRHQELYSLLERINPDHSFPVSSHCLRAAAFYVRGLFSFFQGRYNEAKRFLRETLKMSNAEDLNRLTACSLVLLGHIFYVLGNHRESNNMVVPAMQLASKIPDMSVQLWSSALLRDLNKACGNAMDAHEAAQMHQNFSQQLLQDHIEACSLPEHNLITWTDGPPPVQFQAQNGPNTSLASLL; encoded by the exons ATGGCGGCTCAGGCTGCGGCAGCCGCTCAGGCTGCGGCGGCCCAAGCCGCGCAGGCCGAGGCGGCTGAGTCGTGGTACCTGGCGCTCTTGGGTTTTGCCGAGCACTTCCGCACTTCCAGCCCGCCCAAGATCCGCCTGTGCGTGCACTGCTTGCAGGCCGTGTTCCCCTTCAAGCCGCCTCAGCGCATTGAGGCCCGAACACATCTGCAACTCGGCTCGGTGCTCTACCACCACACCAAGAACAGCGAGCAGGCGCGCAGCCACCTGGAGAAGGCG tggTTGATATCACAGCAA ATCCCACAGTTTGAAGATGTTAAGTTTGAAGCAGCGAGTCTTCTGTCCGAGTTATACTGTCAAGAG AATTCCGTGGACGCAGCAAAGCCGCTGCTGCGGAAAGCCATCCAGATCTCCCAGCAGACCCCGTACTGGCACTGCCGCCTGCTCTTCCAGCTCGCT caACTGCACACACTTGAGAAGGACCTGGTGTCGGCCTGCGACCTCCTGGGTGTGGGAGCCGAGTACGCCCGGGTGGTGGGATCTGAGTACACACG GGCACTGTTCCTGCTCAGCAAAGGGATG CTGCTGCTGATGGAGCGCAAGCTGCAGGAAGTCCACCCACTGCTGACCCTCTGTGGACAGATAGTTGAGAACTGGCAAGGGAACCCCATCCAGAAAGAGTCTCTGCGTGTCTTCTTCCTGGTGCTCCAGGTGACCCACTACCTGGATGCTGGGCAG GTAAAGAGCGTGAAGCCATGCCTGAAGCAGCTGCAGCAGTGTATTCAGACCATCTCCACACTGCACGATGACGAGATCCTACCCAGCAACCCCGCTGACCTCTTCCACTGGCTGCCCAAGGAGCACATGTGCGTGCTTGTCTACCTG GTGACGGTGATGCACTCCATGCAAGCAGGCTACCTAGAGAAGGCGCAGAAGTACACGGACAAGGCCCTCATGCAGCTGGAGAAGCTCAAGA TGCTCGACTGCAGCCCCATTCTGTCCTCCTTCCAAGTGATCCTGCTGGAGCACATCATCATGTGCCGGCTCGTCACAGGTCACAAGGCCACCGCGCTGCAGGAG ATCTCCCAGGTCTGTCAACTGTGCCAGCAGTCGCCCCGGCTCTTCTCCAACCACGCCGCACAGCTGCATACACTGCTG GGCCTGTACTGTGTCTCTGTCAACTGCATGGACAACGCCGAAGCCCAGTTCACCACAGCTTTGCGG CTCACCAATCACCAGGAGCTGTGGGCCTTCATCGTGACCAACCTGGCGAGTGTGTATATACGGGAAGGAAATAGACACCAAGAG CTGTACAGTTTGCTGGAGAGGATCAATCCAGACCACAGCTTCCCTGTCAG CTCACACTGCCTCCGAGCAGCGGCTTTCTACGTGCGTGGGCTCTTCTCCTTCTTCCAGGGACGCTATAACGAGGCCAA GCGTTTTCTGCGGGAAACCCTGAAGAtgtccaatgcagaggacctgaATCGGCTCACAGCCTGCTCCCTCGTGCTCCTAGGTCACATCTTCTATGTGTTGGGAAACCATAGG GAGAGTAACAACATGGTGGTGCCCGCCATGCAGCTGGCCAGCAAGATCCCAGACATGTCAGTGCAGCTGTGGTCATCGGCCCTGCTGAGAG acctgaATAAAGCCTGTGGGAATGCCATGGATGCCCACGAAGCCGCCCAGATGCACCAGAACTTCTCGCAGCAGCTACTTCAAGACCACATCGAGGCCTGCAGCCTCCCTGAGCACAACCTCATCACG TGGACAGACGGCCCACCCCCTGTGCAGTTCCAAGCTCAGAATGGACCAAACACCAGCCTGGCCAGCCTCCTGTGA